From one Lycium barbarum isolate Lr01 chromosome 6, ASM1917538v2, whole genome shotgun sequence genomic stretch:
- the LOC132645078 gene encoding non-specific lipid transfer protein GPI-anchored 14-like: MASCNTKYQFILVLFFMLCVFGNSDTEKDKEECTQSLIGLATCLPYVGGNAPAPTPDCCTGLKQVLKANKKCLCLLIKDRNDPDLGLQLNVTLALTLPSVCQAPANISECPALLHLPPNSPDAQVFYQIGHGSSSIAGSPLANSPMPSVGSSPRGAHAGAASAKSAGCHIGNRWFGLEVIIGAVLLWSLTSNFFI, encoded by the exons ATGGCTTCTTGCAACACAAAATATCAATTCATATTGGTGTTGTTCTTCATGTTATGTGTATTTGGAAATTCAGACACAGAAAAGGACAAAGAAGAGTGTACACAATCATTAATTGGTTTAGCAACATGCTTGCCTTATGTTGGAGGTAATGCACCAGCTCCGACACCAGATTGCTGCACTGGATTGAAACAAGTCTTGAAAGCTAACAAGAAGTGCCTTTGTTTGCTAATTAAGGATAGAAATGATCCTGATTTGGGGCTACAGCTCAATGTTACACTTGCTTTAACCCTGCCCTCTGTTTGTCAAGCCCCTGCTAACATTTCTGAATGCCCTG CTCTTCTCCACTTGCCTCCAAATTCACCCGATGCTCAAGTATTTTATCAAATAGGCCATGGTTCAAGCAGCATTGCTGGCAGTCCACTTGCAAATAGCCCCATGCCTTCTG TTGGATCTAGTCCCAGAGGTGCCCATGCTGGTGCAGCAAGTGCTAAATCTGCAGGTTGTCATATTGGAAATAGATGGTTTGGATTAGAAGTTATTATTGGAGCAGTCCTCCTTTGGTCTTTAACTTCAAATTTCTTCATATGA